ACTTCTCGACAGTTGACAACGCCGTCTACGGCAGCGGATCGAAGGTGACTCAGAACCCTGTCGGGAACGTCGGCGTCTATCAGGGCAACGGCGGTGACCTGATGACCGGGCTGCCGCTCCAGTCGCTAATGATGACAGACCGCGACCCGCACCACCAACCGCTCCGTCTCTCGACGATTATTCACGCGCCGGTCGACCGGGTTACAGATATCCTGGCCGACCACGAGGAGCTGACCGAGCTGTTGGATAACAACTGGCTCTCGCTGACGGTCGTCGATCCGACACAGGAGCATCGTGCCTTCCACTATGAGACGTCGCTTGAGTGGCAGCCAGCGGCCGACCAGGTCAAAACAGCGCCGGCGACGCCGGACACGCAGGCTGTCGCAGACGACTAGTCGGACCTCAGACGCGTCGTTCGCTGATTTCCTCGGCAACTCGATCGCCCGGGTTGCGAAGCTCGCCCGACTCCACCTCGTACACGTATCCCGACACCGCGACGCTGTCCGGGATGAACTCGGAGTCTCTGAGATATTCGACCTGTGCGGCGCAGGCGTCATCGATATCGTCGGTCATCTTCACCCACTCCATCATGTCCGCGTCACCGAGATTTAGTTCGGGCAGCGATGGGTCGATATCGGCGTCGTCGAGCCCGCCAGTCTGGGCATCTAGCCCCTCCCGAACAGCTTCGTCGGGGGCGCTCATCATGCCGCAGTCGGTGTGGTTGATCACGATGATCTCGTCGGTGTCGAAGAAGTTCGTGGTCAGTGCCGCCGACCGAATCACATCGTCAGTGACTTTCCCGCCCGCATTGCGGAAGATCTGCGCGTCCCCAAGCTCCACTCCGAGGGCCTCTTCAACCGGGATTCGCTCGTCCATACAGGCTACGACGAGGAGATTCTTGTCAGTCGGAATTCCCTCGCGACGGCGGCGAGCCCAGTCAGATCGGTCACTAACAGTATCGTCCACGTGCTCGTGGTGGTGAGAATTGTTGTCCGTCACAGACAGACATGAGGGTCCGTTGCGGGTATCGGTTCTGTTGGGAACCAGGCTTGCCGACGCCTGTGACGGTGCAATTTCACTGACACACATCCATTTCGAGGACACTGTGACCGGGCGCAACTGGTGCTTTCTTCCACTTCTCACCACGTTTATATGTCGCCAATTAGTAGTATTTATAAGGCACTTCTAATGGGATTGCTCGATTCGTTCGGCGGTTTGGTCGGTAGTATCATCGCATCAATTGTCCTGCTGGTGTTTGCGATTCTCACGTTCTTTGTCACGGTGTTCATTGTGCAGGCCGGCGCTGGGCTGGCTGGCTACACACCGAGTGGCGATTACGTCGCTCTGTCGGCGGCCATTCTGTCGGCAAGCTCCATCGTGGCCGGGGCATCGCCACTGTCCGGTCTCAGCGGAACCACGCAGTAACGTCCGGTGCAGACTGGGGAAGCTCCAATCGTCGATCCAACTGGTGTATTCCCTTCGTCACTCGTCGGCGAGTGCTTGTTCTCGGAGCTGTTCACCCTCATCAGTCGCGACAGTGAGCTCGGGGACCGGGACCGGATTGCGATTGTCATCGACGGCGACGAACACGAAGTACGATTCCGTCGTGACCTCACTGGTACCGTCGAGCGGGTCCTCGCCGTAGGCTCGCACGCGGACCCTCACGCTCGTTCGGCCGGCTGCGTAGGCATATGCCTCGATGAGCGCGATGTCGCCGAGTTCGAGCGGCAGTGCAAAATCAACGGAGTTGATATGCGCTGTTACACAGGATTCGCCGGCGAACCGCATCGCACTCATCGCCCCGACTTCATCCATCCAGCGGAGCACGTTCCCGCCGTGGGCAGTTCCGAGGTTGTTCGCGTGGTTCGGCTGAATCCGATTCCGATCTTCGATGAAGGTGTCTATTAAATCGACCATGCAAGTGGGTCGTGGCCCCCCGTGTTAGACGCTTCTCCTCTTCTTTTCTCGACAGCCACGCAACGCGCGTCGTATTTTATGACAACCAATATATACAACAGGTTGTTATGACAGTCACTGATGTGTAGAGTGTCTCATGACATCTGAAATCAAAGATAGCTTTCTGTACAACGTGTATCGAAAACGGGTCGGGAAACCAACAACGCACGACGAAGTTCGCGGGTATTGGGTGTTTCTGACGGGGCTGGTGCTCGGTAGCCTCGGAATTCTCTTGTTTCTCCCAAGCACCTCGTCCAGTGGAGCCGCTGGACTCGGGCTTCGTGAGATGAGCGTCTTCCTTTCGGCAGTCGGGCTCGCGATGCTCGTTGCAGGTCCCGTCATCAGATTGCCGCTTCAGTCCCAGGCCAACTACGCGGCATACGTCGGGCAGGTCGTGTGTTTCGCTGCGGCTGCCTGGTTTCTGGTTGTCTTCCCCGCCAACTGGAGTGTTCAGACGGGAAACCAGCCGGTCATCATCCTGTACGCCATCGGGCTCGTGATTATTACACTCGGGGGCGTCGTCGGCCCACTCGTCGCTGGGGTAACACGGGACGACCTGGACGCGAGTGAACGCAAGGGAGCTGCGCTCGAATCGGAGTTGACAGCAGTGCAAGAAGAGCGGG
This portion of the Halosegnis longus genome encodes:
- a CDS encoding beta-class carbonic anhydrase: MSVTDNNSHHHEHVDDTVSDRSDWARRRREGIPTDKNLLVVACMDERIPVEEALGVELGDAQIFRNAGGKVTDDVIRSAALTTNFFDTDEIIVINHTDCGMMSAPDEAVREGLDAQTGGLDDADIDPSLPELNLGDADMMEWVKMTDDIDDACAAQVEYLRDSEFIPDSVAVSGYVYEVESGELRNPGDRVAEEISERRV
- a CDS encoding acyl-CoA thioesterase, whose protein sequence is MVDLIDTFIEDRNRIQPNHANNLGTAHGGNVLRWMDEVGAMSAMRFAGESCVTAHINSVDFALPLELGDIALIEAYAYAAGRTSVRVRVRAYGEDPLDGTSEVTTESYFVFVAVDDNRNPVPVPELTVATDEGEQLREQALADE